In one Vibrio sp. VB16 genomic region, the following are encoded:
- a CDS encoding HDOD domain-containing protein, which produces MPKESTAERLFTNKRYNTEAESVARKIAEQTLIRHAQWLVSMRYLVDQADVDTILSAQGEYCESVIFEEKERITENQRVLLQCEKLKVIERQERLEERQFILDKVVTRVAMKTERLMIEKLSTLSVDRLIWGFPQFDHFSSFAYSASLNFSKLGSLTALSQSLKSNVLDLVGNSKFCELLGKSPKHTNDPNIAIGYIGINNCRRLFPVLMAKPLLRWSDKNTKIMSPKLWQQLIVTANVTRLRLVKAGYKEPDEGILLGTIRSLAQIAICNYFSQFFEDALVSVMKECRENEDMESYFACAEVKPTLAVLPNVIYKLDRLLTERIVQHIEWDQRVLHLRGALLEDVSDTPILKRSLHGVALGQARAFAIYDMLGRSSAFVDKHAPYWFANVQLDGEALNALKNSNPGKLTLSM; this is translated from the coding sequence CCTAAAGAAAGTACAGCCGAACGATTATTCACGAATAAACGGTACAACACCGAAGCTGAGAGTGTCGCTAGAAAAATAGCTGAGCAGACTTTAATTCGACATGCTCAATGGCTTGTTAGTATGCGATATTTGGTAGATCAAGCTGATGTAGACACCATATTAAGCGCTCAAGGTGAGTATTGTGAATCGGTTATTTTTGAAGAAAAAGAACGTATCACGGAAAATCAAAGGGTGCTTTTGCAGTGCGAAAAATTAAAAGTAATTGAAAGGCAAGAGCGATTAGAAGAGCGACAATTCATTTTAGATAAAGTGGTAACACGTGTAGCAATGAAAACAGAGAGGTTGATGATAGAGAAGCTTTCTACATTATCGGTTGATAGACTTATTTGGGGCTTTCCGCAGTTTGACCATTTCAGTTCATTTGCTTATTCAGCTTCATTAAATTTTTCAAAGCTGGGTTCATTAACAGCGTTAAGCCAGTCGCTTAAATCTAATGTACTTGATCTGGTTGGTAATTCGAAGTTTTGTGAGTTACTTGGTAAATCCCCCAAACACACGAACGACCCTAACATTGCCATTGGTTATATCGGTATAAATAACTGCCGTAGGCTATTTCCAGTACTCATGGCGAAACCGTTACTCAGATGGTCAGATAAAAATACTAAAATAATGTCACCTAAGTTATGGCAGCAACTGATTGTTACCGCGAACGTCACGAGACTACGCTTAGTAAAAGCAGGGTATAAGGAGCCAGACGAAGGTATTCTTCTCGGAACCATCCGTTCTTTAGCGCAAATCGCCATTTGTAATTATTTTTCGCAATTCTTTGAAGACGCGCTTGTCAGCGTAATGAAAGAGTGCAGAGAGAATGAAGACATGGAATCTTATTTTGCGTGCGCAGAAGTAAAACCAACATTAGCTGTATTGCCTAATGTTATTTATAAACTAGATAGGCTATTGACCGAAAGGATAGTTCAGCATATTGAATGGGATCAACGAGTCTTGCACCTACGGGGTGCTTTGCTGGAAGACGTATCTGATACACCTATATTGAAGAGAAGCCTGCATGGTGTTGCACTAGGGCAGGCTAGGGCATTTGCTATCTATGACATGCTAGGCAGAAGTTCAGCGTTTGTAGATAAACACGCACCTTATTGGTTTGCAAATGTCCAACTAGATGGTGAAGCGCTTAACGCATTAAAAAATAGTAACCCCGGTAAGTTGACGCTTTCTATGTAG
- a CDS encoding AraC family transcriptional regulator yields the protein MKQFVRYMDSYVDNKQLGQLEGLVNTVIPGVKFYRSGRSRPREPLVYESGIVVIGQGIKNIYLGEHKMTYGQGDFVVFGVPLPLECESEAENNKPIMGLKIDIAPKQLHSIINHIDQYDSEIIAPLSRSCLGMNCMSMSDPLEDAFSRLMKVLQHDSEAEFLGEDIVKEIIYRVLKGPMGHILYERANTEGNYAKLAKVLDRLHSDYASPLTVDELAAEAFMSVPAFHRVFKQVTTESPLQYLKKVRLSKARDLIMLDGCRASEAARIVGYNSASQFSREFKRHFNYSPGATQAHAV from the coding sequence ATGAAGCAATTCGTCCGTTATATGGATTCATACGTTGATAACAAACAATTGGGTCAGCTCGAAGGCTTAGTTAACACGGTGATACCGGGTGTCAAATTTTATCGATCAGGTAGATCACGTCCAAGAGAGCCCCTTGTCTATGAGTCAGGAATAGTCGTTATCGGTCAAGGTATCAAGAACATTTATCTCGGTGAACACAAAATGACATATGGCCAAGGCGATTTTGTTGTGTTCGGTGTCCCACTGCCACTTGAATGTGAATCCGAAGCAGAAAATAACAAACCAATAATGGGCCTTAAGATCGATATAGCACCAAAACAACTCCATTCGATAATAAACCATATTGACCAATACGACTCCGAAATTATTGCCCCCTTAAGCCGCAGCTGCCTTGGTATGAACTGCATGTCAATGTCTGATCCATTAGAAGATGCCTTTTCGAGGCTTATGAAGGTTTTACAGCATGATTCAGAAGCCGAATTTCTTGGGGAAGACATCGTAAAAGAAATCATCTATCGAGTGCTCAAAGGTCCGATGGGACATATCTTATATGAACGGGCGAATACTGAAGGTAATTATGCAAAGCTTGCAAAAGTTTTGGACCGATTGCATTCAGATTATGCGTCACCACTCACGGTCGATGAACTCGCTGCTGAGGCCTTTATGAGTGTCCCCGCCTTTCATCGTGTATTTAAGCAGGTGACAACGGAGTCCCCTCTTCAATACCTGAAGAAAGTCCGATTAAGCAAGGCTCGCGATTTGATCATGCTTGATGGATGCCGCGCATCTGAAGCCGCACGTATTGTTGGCTACAATAGTGCTTCGCAATTTAGCCGTGAGTTTAAGCGCCATTTCAACTATTCACCCGGAGCCACTCAAGCCCACGCGGTTTAA
- a CDS encoding iron-containing alcohol dehydrogenase, whose amino-acid sequence MEFTYGNSTTIMFGQGQIAAIKQQIPTDKKVLVIYGGGSIKSNGVYDQVVAALSEHQWQEFSGVEPNPTVETMDKAVAIIKEQAIDFVLAVGGGSVIDGSKYAVAAAKYDGDGWDILLGKHKVTEAVPLAAVLTLPATGSESNAGAVLTKAATKTKLPFGSPAVQPIFAVLDPDTMKSLPERQLRNGLVDAWVHTCELYVSTQKEGAMVQDGYSEVLLRNLMTLAKDYNNRDNDGWRSNLMWTANQALSGLIGAGVDQDWATHMIGHELTALYGVDHARSLAIIQPALYRNQIEVKRAKLEQMGTNVFALESGSDLAERTIEAIEAFYHSLDVATQLSEHGSDKATTIQSVLANLEAHGMVALGEHRAITLEESRIILEASVA is encoded by the coding sequence ATGGAATTTACCTATGGGAACTCAACAACGATAATGTTTGGCCAAGGTCAGATAGCCGCAATAAAACAACAGATACCAACAGACAAAAAAGTATTGGTTATCTACGGCGGTGGCTCGATTAAGAGCAATGGCGTTTATGATCAAGTTGTGGCGGCATTGTCTGAGCACCAGTGGCAAGAGTTTTCAGGTGTTGAGCCTAACCCAACAGTAGAAACGATGGATAAAGCGGTTGCAATAATTAAAGAACAGGCAATAGATTTCGTTCTCGCTGTTGGCGGGGGCTCGGTTATTGATGGTTCTAAATACGCCGTTGCAGCGGCAAAATATGATGGTGATGGTTGGGATATCCTATTAGGTAAACATAAAGTTACAGAAGCGGTGCCTCTTGCTGCGGTATTAACTCTCCCTGCAACAGGTTCAGAATCGAACGCAGGCGCGGTATTAACTAAAGCGGCGACTAAAACGAAACTTCCGTTTGGTTCACCAGCGGTTCAGCCTATTTTTGCCGTATTAGACCCAGATACCATGAAGTCGCTTCCTGAACGCCAACTGAGAAATGGATTGGTAGACGCGTGGGTACATACGTGTGAGTTGTATGTCTCGACGCAAAAAGAGGGTGCAATGGTTCAAGATGGTTACTCAGAAGTGCTTTTACGTAACCTAATGACCTTAGCAAAAGACTATAACAATCGTGACAATGATGGTTGGCGTAGTAACCTAATGTGGACAGCAAATCAGGCACTATCAGGTTTAATCGGTGCTGGTGTGGACCAGGACTGGGCAACGCATATGATCGGCCATGAATTAACCGCGTTATATGGCGTTGATCACGCTCGTTCACTTGCTATCATTCAACCTGCATTGTATCGCAACCAGATTGAAGTAAAACGAGCAAAACTAGAGCAAATGGGTACAAATGTGTTCGCTCTAGAATCAGGCAGCGATTTAGCGGAAAGAACGATAGAAGCAATCGAAGCCTTCTATCACAGTTTAGATGTCGCAACGCAGCTGTCTGAGCATGGATCAGATAAAGCAACCACGATTCAAAGTGTTCTTGCGAACCTTGAAGCGCACGGTATGGTTGCACTTGGTGAGCATCGAGCAATTACGCTTGAAGAAAGTCGTATAATACTCGAAGCATCGGTCGCCTAA
- a CDS encoding YgiW/YdeI family stress tolerance OB fold protein encodes MKKTIVTVAASLILMPAIVMAGNDHQNKMINFNGPVDLTSVKSLLSDSSMFTEKEVIVEGYLIRQTRKDTYIFSDGEAEIEVELDDDINLAAPITAETKLRIYGEFEGGSTPEIEAEQIQIL; translated from the coding sequence ATGAAAAAGACAATTGTAACCGTAGCGGCTTCGCTAATTCTAATGCCAGCAATCGTAATGGCGGGCAACGACCATCAGAATAAAATGATTAATTTCAACGGCCCGGTGGACCTCACATCGGTAAAATCCCTATTAAGTGATTCAAGTATGTTCACAGAAAAAGAGGTCATTGTGGAAGGCTACTTGATACGACAGACGCGAAAAGATACGTATATTTTTTCAGATGGAGAAGCAGAGATAGAAGTTGAACTGGATGATGACATTAATCTAGCCGCTCCTATTACTGCGGAAACTAAATTGCGAATATATGGCGAGTTCGAAGGTGGAAGCACGCCAGAGATTGAAGCTGAACAGATTCAGATACTATAA
- a CDS encoding ATP-binding protein has protein sequence MQSKLISFKRLSIRGRLVLAACFWLGGMIVSAGVVIPKLINDYLRTEVISQLDLAMDEIAGNLIVNSSGQLTLTDSLSDPRFKQPYSGVYWNVTGFSHTLRSRSLWDKNIESRDNQHSFELFGAKGEKLLFISKTIYIPDITEPLNVIVGVDQNPLDDTLEMVIGQLWLILLLLFVGILIFILLQVSWSLRPLNTLQDELKSLEKGKIDTITGDYPAEVSPLVADLNALLFHYQELLHRARNHAGNLSHSIKTPLSVLNNQVAELSDPSREDLMHSIKQVQSQIDYHLSKARMAGSMNILSVKSNPSERIDAISSAFDKVYSSRNLVLVNELDHDFEVAIEQTDLDEILGNVVENAYKWATTLIRIHAVVEQDSLTLFIDDDGIGIAQNQLNDIVKRGYRLDESTPGSGLGLNIVSEMIHSYRGDLSFDRSNLGGLRVILKLALAP, from the coding sequence ATGCAAAGTAAGTTGATCAGCTTTAAACGCTTAAGCATTCGAGGCCGGCTCGTTTTAGCGGCCTGCTTTTGGCTAGGTGGAATGATTGTATCTGCTGGTGTTGTAATACCCAAATTAATTAATGATTACCTCCGTACTGAGGTGATTTCTCAGCTAGATTTGGCTATGGACGAGATTGCCGGCAATCTGATAGTAAACAGCAGTGGTCAACTCACACTTACAGACAGTTTGTCGGACCCTAGATTTAAACAACCGTACAGTGGCGTCTATTGGAATGTAACTGGTTTTAGTCATACGCTACGTTCTCGATCTCTGTGGGACAAAAATATAGAATCAAGAGACAATCAACACTCTTTTGAACTGTTTGGCGCCAAGGGCGAAAAATTACTCTTTATTTCTAAAACAATCTATATACCTGACATAACCGAGCCATTGAACGTAATTGTTGGGGTAGATCAAAATCCACTTGATGATACGCTAGAAATGGTTATCGGCCAGCTTTGGTTAATTTTGTTGCTTCTTTTTGTTGGCATTCTTATTTTTATTTTACTCCAGGTTTCTTGGTCGTTACGACCATTAAACACACTCCAAGACGAGCTGAAGTCTCTAGAAAAAGGTAAGATCGACACCATTACAGGTGACTATCCTGCCGAAGTTTCACCATTAGTTGCTGACCTTAATGCACTGCTCTTTCACTACCAAGAGTTACTGCATAGAGCGCGAAACCATGCCGGTAATCTTTCTCATTCAATCAAAACACCTCTATCAGTATTAAATAATCAAGTTGCCGAGTTATCCGATCCGTCACGTGAAGATTTAATGCATTCGATAAAGCAGGTTCAATCGCAGATCGATTATCATCTCAGTAAGGCGCGAATGGCTGGTTCTATGAACATCTTGTCAGTTAAATCAAATCCTTCTGAACGCATAGACGCAATATCGAGCGCATTTGATAAAGTATATTCGTCTCGCAATCTAGTACTAGTGAATGAACTAGACCATGACTTCGAGGTAGCTATTGAACAAACCGATCTCGATGAGATATTAGGTAACGTGGTTGAGAATGCGTACAAATGGGCCACTACGCTTATACGTATTCACGCGGTAGTAGAGCAAGACTCGCTGACACTTTTTATTGATGATGACGGAATAGGCATTGCCCAGAATCAACTCAATGACATTGTAAAAAGAGGGTATAGGTTAGATGAATCAACACCAGGGTCCGGTTTAGGCCTCAACATTGTGTCTGAAATGATCCATAGTTACCGCGGGGATCTGTCATTTGATAGAAGTAATCTTGGTGGGTTGAGGGTCATACTCAAGTTAGCCCTTGCCCCATAA
- a CDS encoding response regulator transcription factor, translating into MKILVVEDNPQLGEQIVSTLECAGWVAELAQDGIDALYRGTSEDWDAIVLDLGLPKLDGLTVLKGIRDENINTPIIILSARNSLSHRVEGLNAGADDYLTKPFEMVELVARVRAQFRRSSGQASPILQIGDLSLDTRSSKVMWLSQAVELTALEYKVIAYFMHNREKVISRTELVEHIYKQDFDRDSNTIEVFVGRIRKKIAPDIIKTVRGLGYQLNAK; encoded by the coding sequence ATGAAAATTTTAGTTGTCGAAGATAATCCACAGTTAGGTGAACAAATTGTTTCAACTCTCGAATGCGCAGGATGGGTAGCAGAGTTGGCGCAAGATGGCATTGATGCACTGTATAGAGGTACGTCTGAAGATTGGGACGCAATAGTGCTTGACCTAGGTTTGCCAAAATTAGATGGGCTCACTGTTTTAAAAGGGATACGAGATGAAAATATCAACACCCCTATCATCATCCTCAGCGCAAGAAACAGCCTATCGCACCGTGTTGAAGGCCTTAACGCTGGCGCAGATGACTACTTAACAAAGCCGTTCGAGATGGTTGAACTGGTGGCTAGGGTTCGAGCTCAGTTTCGTCGCTCTTCAGGCCAAGCCTCACCTATTCTTCAGATCGGTGATCTGAGTCTGGATACGCGATCATCAAAGGTTATGTGGCTCAGTCAGGCTGTTGAATTAACGGCCCTTGAGTACAAGGTTATTGCCTATTTTATGCACAATCGTGAAAAAGTAATCTCTCGTACCGAACTCGTTGAACATATCTACAAACAAGATTTTGACCGCGACTCCAATACTATTGAGGTGTTTGTCGGACGTATACGCAAAAAGATTGCACCAGATATAATCAAAACGGTTCGTGGGTTGGGATATCAACTCAATGCAAAGTAA
- a CDS encoding PepSY domain-containing protein, which produces MPKLKVFNLLLISLLSCSVSASNSEENGHMLIQDEFRTGTSIEFDEDQDEVYDAVKRGLIKPFSELYSAVDQQLNGRLIKVELDEDDDEWVYELKIIHEDNVIKVEYNATTLEIIEIKGRNLLNVIKK; this is translated from the coding sequence ATGCCCAAACTTAAAGTATTCAACTTACTCTTAATATCGCTACTTTCTTGCTCTGTTTCCGCCTCTAATTCAGAGGAGAACGGCCATATGTTGATTCAAGATGAATTTCGTACTGGCACCAGTATCGAATTCGATGAGGATCAAGATGAGGTATATGATGCGGTTAAGAGAGGATTGATTAAGCCTTTTTCCGAGTTATATAGCGCTGTCGATCAACAGTTAAACGGCAGATTGATAAAGGTTGAACTCGATGAAGACGACGATGAATGGGTTTACGAATTAAAAATAATTCACGAAGATAATGTCATTAAGGTCGAGTACAATGCGACAACACTTGAAATAATAGAGATAAAAGGCCGTAACTTACTGAACGTCATAAAGAAATAG
- a CDS encoding tetrathionate reductase family octaheme c-type cytochrome encodes MKKLIMLVVVLYSWAGLSMASGVAESTTQKREISSITSTADHSTFEVLKQEFDYAPDVTEACLECHTEASKQLHQTFHWTWSKEVDGVKVGKAQNGFNNYCVSAKGNESCTQCHIGFGWRNEDFDLEAEENVDCLVCHDTTGTYKKSAASSGHPYYEDQIIGGKLQKAVDLSYVATHVGNPERENCLACHANGGGGNGVKHGDTDMSLVQPEFALDVHMSPEKLDFACQDCHTTSDHKISGRYNDRKAFVDHDLNMGRDDRDGNNVSCESCHSATPHQDRDIDNHTAKVACTSCHIPEMARGAYLTKLSWDWSTAGKTKDGKPYVEDQVFDGVENHSYMSKKGTFTWGKNVVPEYRWYKGELKQMTLLDTIDPNNAPIDINPPSGSYDDPEARIWPFKIHKGNQPYDTELNRILPIKLYGKASSGALWTTLDWDKALEAGAKLNHVEFSGNYDFVETNGYWPIKHMVAPADQAVKCSACHSNESRLNGLNDFYLVGRDSNTLVEWFGVIAIWGGLAGVILHTLGRILTIRRRKQQTNQK; translated from the coding sequence ATGAAAAAATTAATCATGCTGGTGGTCGTACTCTATTCTTGGGCTGGTTTATCCATGGCATCAGGGGTAGCGGAGAGCACGACGCAAAAACGAGAAATAAGCTCGATAACGAGTACGGCAGATCACTCTACGTTTGAGGTGCTAAAGCAAGAGTTTGATTACGCTCCTGACGTGACTGAGGCGTGCTTAGAATGTCATACCGAAGCGTCTAAACAACTACACCAGACATTTCACTGGACCTGGTCCAAAGAGGTTGACGGTGTAAAAGTCGGTAAGGCTCAGAATGGCTTTAATAACTATTGTGTATCGGCAAAAGGAAACGAAAGCTGTACGCAATGTCACATCGGTTTTGGATGGCGTAATGAAGACTTTGATTTAGAAGCAGAAGAGAACGTTGATTGCCTTGTATGCCATGATACAACCGGTACCTACAAAAAATCAGCGGCATCATCGGGTCATCCATATTATGAAGACCAGATAATTGGTGGCAAGTTGCAAAAAGCGGTAGACCTGTCTTATGTGGCGACACATGTGGGTAATCCAGAGCGAGAAAATTGCTTAGCATGTCATGCGAACGGTGGCGGTGGTAACGGCGTTAAACACGGCGATACTGATATGTCTCTCGTTCAACCTGAGTTTGCATTAGATGTACATATGAGCCCAGAGAAACTCGACTTTGCATGTCAGGACTGCCATACCACAAGCGACCATAAGATTTCAGGTCGCTACAATGACCGCAAAGCCTTTGTGGATCATGACCTAAATATGGGGCGCGACGACCGAGACGGAAATAACGTCTCTTGTGAATCATGTCATAGCGCAACGCCACACCAAGATAGAGATATTGACAATCATACAGCGAAAGTGGCGTGTACGTCGTGTCATATACCAGAGATGGCTCGTGGGGCTTACTTAACCAAACTTTCGTGGGATTGGTCGACAGCAGGAAAAACAAAAGACGGTAAACCGTATGTAGAAGATCAGGTTTTTGATGGCGTGGAAAACCACTCTTATATGAGTAAAAAAGGAACATTTACATGGGGTAAAAATGTCGTTCCTGAATACCGTTGGTACAAAGGTGAACTCAAGCAGATGACTCTGCTCGATACCATCGACCCTAATAATGCACCTATTGATATCAATCCTCCCTCTGGTAGTTATGACGATCCTGAAGCACGTATCTGGCCATTTAAGATTCACAAAGGTAACCAACCTTACGACACCGAACTGAACAGAATATTGCCGATTAAACTTTACGGTAAAGCATCATCGGGCGCACTTTGGACAACATTGGATTGGGATAAGGCACTCGAGGCCGGCGCAAAACTGAACCACGTCGAATTCAGCGGCAATTACGACTTCGTTGAAACTAACGGCTATTGGCCTATCAAACACATGGTTGCACCAGCGGATCAAGCCGTGAAATGTTCAGCTTGCCATAGCAATGAAAGTCGACTGAACGGACTGAATGATTTTTATCTTGTCGGCCGCGACAGCAATACTCTAGTCGAATGGTTTGGAGTTATCGCAATTTGGGGTGGGCTAGCCGGTGTGATTTTACACACGCTAGGAAGAATACTCACTATTCGTCGCCGTAAACAACAGACTAACCAGAAGTAA
- a CDS encoding cytochrome b/b6 domain-containing protein yields MMNKTVVIFKRFERFWHWGQAALVLLLIVTGLELHGTIDLLGFGKSSHFHHFAGFIWAALVVLIFTWVFTTGEWKQFVPDMKGIDGVLRFYLYGVFVGEPHPHHMSPENKFNPLQRMAYLGVLFVLIPLQIVTGLIFFFFPELRAAGFIDHIGTVAIIHTFCAYSVIAFLVVHLYLITLGQKLSSHMKAMLSGKE; encoded by the coding sequence ATGATGAACAAAACAGTTGTAATATTTAAACGGTTTGAACGTTTCTGGCATTGGGGTCAAGCGGCATTAGTATTGCTGCTGATTGTGACCGGTCTAGAGCTTCACGGAACTATCGATCTATTAGGGTTTGGAAAGAGTTCTCATTTCCACCACTTTGCGGGGTTTATCTGGGCCGCGCTCGTCGTGCTTATCTTTACTTGGGTATTTACTACTGGCGAGTGGAAGCAATTTGTACCAGATATGAAAGGAATCGACGGAGTCTTGCGATTCTACTTATATGGTGTGTTTGTTGGTGAACCACATCCTCATCATATGTCACCAGAAAACAAATTTAATCCACTACAAAGAATGGCCTATCTTGGCGTGCTATTTGTCCTGATACCATTGCAGATAGTGACTGGACTGATTTTCTTTTTCTTCCCGGAACTGCGAGCCGCAGGTTTTATTGATCACATAGGCACAGTGGCGATAATCCACACGTTTTGTGCTTATTCGGTTATCGCTTTCCTCGTTGTGCATTTGTATTTAATTACACTTGGCCAAAAGCTATCAAGCCATATGAAAGCGATGTTGTCGGGTAAAGAGTAA
- a CDS encoding DUF3373 family protein, giving the protein MKLLPLSAAVMLVLAPSVQAEEDLQVQIDELKAQVREMKIENAGQNLKFGVDYRVTMDSIEYKMADGSTAKNSDLLTNRLWINMGYQYNDNLSFIGQLSYNKAFGESFTQSGYADFDWVVNENPTNDNSLNVRQAYFLYLGEQFMGVDDMGWSFSLGRRPSTDGFLVNRREGFDEAQSPLGHSINVEFDGLSLNTKWDELTGIPGAAIKLCAGRGLSNTTTRFTMSGTDYATSEDATDNIDFVGFIFTPYDDGQYDLKAMVYTASNLIGYDAQKIGMGEAPTFYDFGNLNNATVSFEMNGIGELINDFLDNTRIFASYAVSQTDPSAGMAMLGSTEKETGYSYWLGVNVPGFMEDDSFGVEFNHGSEYWRSFTYGEDTVIGSKLAARGDAIEFYYNLPIIDDAWVAQVRYTKIKYDYSGSNGFFGSASAPYDMQTAMSYGMNPVEEAEDIRLLLRYKY; this is encoded by the coding sequence ATGAAACTATTACCACTTTCAGCAGCGGTGATGCTGGTTCTTGCACCCTCCGTTCAGGCTGAAGAGGACCTTCAGGTACAAATTGATGAGCTAAAAGCTCAAGTACGAGAAATGAAAATTGAGAATGCGGGTCAAAATCTCAAGTTTGGTGTTGATTATCGCGTCACTATGGACTCAATTGAGTACAAAATGGCTGATGGGAGCACCGCAAAAAACAGCGATCTTTTGACCAACAGGTTATGGATCAATATGGGTTACCAATACAACGATAACCTGTCGTTCATTGGTCAATTATCCTATAACAAAGCGTTTGGCGAATCCTTTACACAAAGTGGTTACGCTGATTTTGACTGGGTCGTTAATGAAAACCCGACGAATGATAATTCGTTAAATGTGCGTCAAGCTTACTTCCTCTATTTAGGTGAACAGTTTATGGGAGTAGACGACATGGGATGGTCATTTAGTTTAGGGAGAAGGCCTTCAACAGATGGTTTTCTAGTGAATCGTCGCGAAGGGTTTGACGAAGCACAATCTCCATTGGGCCATTCTATAAACGTTGAATTTGATGGACTTAGTCTAAATACAAAATGGGACGAGCTAACTGGTATCCCGGGAGCGGCAATCAAGTTATGTGCGGGACGAGGCTTATCTAATACTACAACACGTTTCACAATGTCTGGCACCGATTACGCCACGAGCGAAGATGCAACAGATAACATCGATTTCGTCGGTTTCATTTTCACCCCATACGATGACGGCCAATATGATCTAAAAGCTATGGTCTATACGGCGTCAAACTTGATAGGCTATGACGCTCAAAAAATCGGAATGGGTGAGGCGCCAACGTTTTACGATTTCGGTAATCTAAATAACGCGACAGTTTCATTTGAAATGAACGGTATCGGCGAATTGATTAATGATTTCCTAGACAATACTCGTATTTTTGCTTCTTACGCGGTATCTCAAACCGATCCTTCTGCAGGCATGGCAATGCTAGGTTCTACAGAGAAAGAGACAGGTTACTCGTATTGGTTAGGCGTTAACGTTCCCGGCTTTATGGAAGATGACTCCTTCGGAGTCGAGTTCAACCATGGGTCTGAGTACTGGCGTTCATTCACCTATGGTGAAGACACGGTTATTGGGTCAAAGCTTGCTGCAAGAGGGGATGCAATAGAGTTTTATTACAATCTGCCTATTATTGACGATGCTTGGGTAGCGCAAGTCAGGTATACCAAGATCAAATATGATTACAGTGGAAGCAACGGATTTTTTGGCAGCGCGTCTGCACCATACGACATGCAGACTGCCATGTCTTACGGTATGAATCCGGTAGAAGAGGCTGAAGATATTAGGCTGTTGCTAAGATACAAATATTAA